In Brevibacterium zhoupengii, the following are encoded in one genomic region:
- a CDS encoding LacI family DNA-binding transcriptional regulator, with protein MGDSSRPSRATIADVAREAGVSRTTVSHALNGLGKVNSATRDKVKDVAARLNYRPSVRAQGLRSGRSQALALLSSMPSAISAGPSQLGFFTELAMGCARTALLKGYVFVLAPPDGDANPVDRLDIDGAILLEPATDDPIAAALNDRGIPFVAIDGPSSQRVVDLHHSETAELLVSHLIERGAQHPALVVGADRRRSQAAAREVYEGAAARIGFTPVIAEADESDGEDGGYRASSRLLAEHPEVDGLIVPIDAFATGAVRAGVEAGRTIGDDLLIATRYDGLRARTSTPPLTAVDLGLDEISGEAVERLVAILDGDSGPEASSASAPRLVIRESTSGPA; from the coding sequence ATGGGAGATTCTTCGCGTCCGAGCCGCGCCACGATCGCCGATGTGGCACGTGAAGCCGGTGTCTCGCGCACGACCGTGTCCCATGCGCTCAATGGTCTGGGCAAGGTCAACTCGGCGACACGGGACAAGGTCAAAGACGTCGCCGCTCGCCTCAACTATCGTCCCAGCGTCCGCGCCCAAGGCTTGCGATCGGGCCGCTCCCAGGCGCTCGCCCTTCTGTCATCGATGCCCTCCGCGATCTCTGCTGGTCCGTCTCAGCTGGGCTTCTTCACGGAGCTGGCAATGGGGTGCGCACGGACTGCTCTGCTCAAGGGCTACGTCTTCGTCCTCGCTCCACCCGACGGCGATGCCAATCCCGTCGACCGGCTCGACATCGACGGTGCGATCCTCCTCGAACCGGCGACCGATGACCCCATCGCTGCGGCGCTGAATGACCGCGGAATCCCCTTCGTGGCCATCGACGGTCCCTCGAGCCAACGCGTCGTGGACCTGCACCATTCGGAGACTGCAGAGCTTCTCGTCTCGCATCTCATAGAGCGCGGAGCACAGCATCCGGCGCTCGTTGTGGGCGCGGATCGACGCCGATCGCAGGCCGCCGCACGAGAGGTCTATGAGGGTGCTGCCGCTCGTATCGGCTTCACCCCTGTGATCGCCGAGGCGGATGAAAGCGATGGTGAAGACGGCGGGTACCGTGCCTCGTCCCGGCTGCTTGCTGAGCATCCGGAGGTCGACGGACTGATCGTTCCCATCGATGCCTTCGCCACCGGTGCCGTGCGGGCAGGAGTCGAGGCAGGACGGACGATCGGTGACGATCTGCTCATCGCCACGAGGTACGACGGTCTGCGCGCCCGCACCAGCACACCGCCGCTGACCGCTGTCGACCTGGGACTCGACGAGATCTCGGGCGAGGCCGTTGAACGCCTCGTCGCTATTCTCGACGGTGACTCCGGACCAGAAGCCTCGAGCGCGTCCGCCCCGAGACTCGTCATCAGGGAATCGACGTCAGGGCCCGCCTGA